A genomic segment from Juglans regia cultivar Chandler chromosome 14, Walnut 2.0, whole genome shotgun sequence encodes:
- the LOC108994633 gene encoding homeobox-DDT domain protein RLT1-like isoform X2 has protein sequence MEESSGVHSEENKSSMDKDRKRRLKTPAQVMALEKFYDDHKYPTEEMKSQLSEQIGLTEKQISGWFCHRRLKDKKLFRDEACPSGRQDHSGAVIQDRGSGLVQDSCGSTKHGDYRHIDPREVESRRLYRNDFPAADLTYEHATHYTGTVSGTDNTSSESSSSSQDRLFCQTEDPDDRENSRYLTHNGVIAPINATSEKVIGYKPSGYLKVKGEIENAAVTAVKRQLGRHYREDGPLLGVEFQPLPPGAFESPIRNTIREPYYVGNPSLPHSPDISGPERQPSLSNDLYIERENCGSMHGSDNQDKISHPQFKQNSTVLNHTKPFCKQNSFSDLYEDSAGETTVYSNKRNQRMSGKHDVEGMRTDAIANRHTHYDGKIASELHDYDNVSPNIIHMSEKVKLKPSILIRKPCESVDTDTEERGLSMRMKKKEKVNGKLKGIKEYGNQVNLKMHPTKEMMVAKRVRPDLPKTGYVKKASFTGMPTWKHRSKGSVMEIPSSFSEDETAETSSSLE, from the exons ATGGAAG AATCAAGTGGAGTGCACTCTGAAGAGAATAAATCATCTATGGATAAAGATAGGAAAAGAAGGCTCAAGACACCTGCCCAAGTTATGGCTTTGGAAAAATTCTATGATG ATCACAAATACCCAACGGAAGAAATGAAGTCCCAACTTTCAGAGCAGATAGGATTGACAGAAAAGCAAATATCTGGATGGTTTTGTCACAGAAGGTTAAAAGACAAAAAACTGTTCAGAGATGAAGCTTGTCCTAGTGGACGACAAGATCATTCAGGTGCTGTTATTCAGGATCGTGGCAGTGGACTTGTACAAGATTCATGTGGCAGCACAAAACATGGTGATTATAGGCACATTGATCCAAGGGAAGTTGAAAGCCGAAGGCTCTATCGCAATGATTTTCCAGCTGCAGACCTCACCTATGAGCATGCTACTCATTATACAGGAACTGTCAGTGGCACAGATAATACGTCTTCAGAAAGTAGCTCATCTTCACAAGACAGGTTGTTTTGCCAAACTGAGGATCCAGATGATAGGGAAAATTCTAGATACCTAACACATAATGGAGTCATTGCACCCATAAATGCTACTAGTGAAAAAGTGATTGGATATAAGCCATCAGGATACTTGAAAGTGAAGGGTGAAATTGAAAATGCTGCTGTTACTGCTGTTAAGAGACAATTGGGGCGTCATTATCGAGAGGATGGTCCGCTGCTTGGTGTGGAATTTCAACCACTTCCTCCCGGTGCATTTGAGTCTCCAATTAGGAATACCATCCGTG AACCTTACTATGTTGGGAATCCTTCCCTTCCCCATTCTCCAGATATCTCTGGACCGGAAAGGCAACCCAGTCTCAGCAAT GATTTATATATTGAAAGGGAAAATTGTGGCAGCATGCATGGCTCTGACAATCAGGACAAGATATCTCATCCCCAATTCAAACAGAATTCAACTGTTCTCAACCATACAAAACCTTTCTGTAAGCAGAACTCTTTCTCTGATCTGTATGAAGATTCTGCAGGAGAAACCACTGTTTACAGCAATAAGAGGAATCAAAGAATGAGCGGTAAGCATGATGTTGAAGGGATGAGGACTGATGCCATTGCTAATCGTCACACTCATTATGATGGGAAAATTGCAAGTGAGTTGCATGATTATGATAATGTCAGCCCCAACATCATCCATATGAGTGAAAAAGTCAAATTGAAGCCTTCGATATTGATTCGTAAGCCCTGCGAATCAGTGGATACAGATACAGAAGAGAGGGGGTTATCTATGAGGATGAAAAAG AAGGAGAAAGTCAATGGAAAACTCAAGGGTATTAAAGAATATGGAAACCAAGTTAACTTAAAGATGCATCCAACAAAGGAAATGATG GTTGCAAAACGAGTCAGACCTGATCTTCCGAAAACAGGCTATGTGAAAAAAGCATCATTCACCGGAATGCCGACATGGAAACATCGGAGCAAAGG ATCTGTCATGGAGATCCCGTCTAGCTTTAGCGAGGATGAAACTGCAGAAACCAGCTCTTCCCTGGAATAG
- the LOC108994633 gene encoding homeobox-DDT domain protein RLT1-like isoform X4, which yields MEESSGVHSEENKSSMDKDRKRRLKTPAQVMALEKFYDDHKYPTEEMKSQLSEQIGLTEKQISGWFCHRRLKDKKLFRDEACPSGRQDHSGAVIQDRGSGLVQDSCGSTKHGDYRHIDPREVESRRLYRNDFPAADLTYEHATHYTGTVSGTDNTSSESSSSSQDRLFCQTEDPDDRENSRYLTHNGVIAPINATSEKVIGYKPSGYLKVKGEIENAAVTAVKRQLGRHYREDGPLLGVEFQPLPPGAFESPIRNTIREPYYVGNPSLPHSPDISGPERQPSLSNRYEMYNSNMGSQDLYIERENCGSMHGSDNQDKISHPQFKQNSTVLNHTKPFCKQNSFSDLYEDSAGETTVYSNKRNQRMSGKHDVEGMRTDAIANRHTHYDGKIASELHDYDNVSPNIIHMSEKVKLKPSILIRKPCESVDTDTEERGLSMRMKKKEKVNGKLKGIKEYGNQVNLKMHPTKEMMVAKRVRPDLPKTGYVKKASFTGMPTWKHRSKGL from the exons ATGGAAG AATCAAGTGGAGTGCACTCTGAAGAGAATAAATCATCTATGGATAAAGATAGGAAAAGAAGGCTCAAGACACCTGCCCAAGTTATGGCTTTGGAAAAATTCTATGATG ATCACAAATACCCAACGGAAGAAATGAAGTCCCAACTTTCAGAGCAGATAGGATTGACAGAAAAGCAAATATCTGGATGGTTTTGTCACAGAAGGTTAAAAGACAAAAAACTGTTCAGAGATGAAGCTTGTCCTAGTGGACGACAAGATCATTCAGGTGCTGTTATTCAGGATCGTGGCAGTGGACTTGTACAAGATTCATGTGGCAGCACAAAACATGGTGATTATAGGCACATTGATCCAAGGGAAGTTGAAAGCCGAAGGCTCTATCGCAATGATTTTCCAGCTGCAGACCTCACCTATGAGCATGCTACTCATTATACAGGAACTGTCAGTGGCACAGATAATACGTCTTCAGAAAGTAGCTCATCTTCACAAGACAGGTTGTTTTGCCAAACTGAGGATCCAGATGATAGGGAAAATTCTAGATACCTAACACATAATGGAGTCATTGCACCCATAAATGCTACTAGTGAAAAAGTGATTGGATATAAGCCATCAGGATACTTGAAAGTGAAGGGTGAAATTGAAAATGCTGCTGTTACTGCTGTTAAGAGACAATTGGGGCGTCATTATCGAGAGGATGGTCCGCTGCTTGGTGTGGAATTTCAACCACTTCCTCCCGGTGCATTTGAGTCTCCAATTAGGAATACCATCCGTG AACCTTACTATGTTGGGAATCCTTCCCTTCCCCATTCTCCAGATATCTCTGGACCGGAAAGGCAACCCAGTCTCAGCAAT AGATATGAGATGTACAATTCCAATATGGGTTCACAGGATTTATATATTGAAAGGGAAAATTGTGGCAGCATGCATGGCTCTGACAATCAGGACAAGATATCTCATCCCCAATTCAAACAGAATTCAACTGTTCTCAACCATACAAAACCTTTCTGTAAGCAGAACTCTTTCTCTGATCTGTATGAAGATTCTGCAGGAGAAACCACTGTTTACAGCAATAAGAGGAATCAAAGAATGAGCGGTAAGCATGATGTTGAAGGGATGAGGACTGATGCCATTGCTAATCGTCACACTCATTATGATGGGAAAATTGCAAGTGAGTTGCATGATTATGATAATGTCAGCCCCAACATCATCCATATGAGTGAAAAAGTCAAATTGAAGCCTTCGATATTGATTCGTAAGCCCTGCGAATCAGTGGATACAGATACAGAAGAGAGGGGGTTATCTATGAGGATGAAAAAG AAGGAGAAAGTCAATGGAAAACTCAAGGGTATTAAAGAATATGGAAACCAAGTTAACTTAAAGATGCATCCAACAAAGGAAATGATG GTTGCAAAACGAGTCAGACCTGATCTTCCGAAAACAGGCTATGTGAAAAAAGCATCATTCACCGGAATGCCGACATGGAAACATCGGAGCAAAGGGTTG TAG
- the LOC108994633 gene encoding homeobox-DDT domain protein RLT1-like isoform X3 — MEESSGVHSEENKSSMDKDRKRRLKTPAQVMALEKFYDDHKYPTEEMKSQLSEQIGLTEKQISGWFCHRRLKDKKLFRDEACPSGRQDHSGAVIQDRGSGLVQDSCGSTKHGDYRHIDPREVESRRLYRNDFPAADLTYEHATHYTGTVSGTDNTSSESSSSSQDRLFCQTEDPDDRENSRYLTHNGVIAPINATSEKVIGYKPSGYLKVKGEIENAAVTAVKRQLGRHYREDGPLLGVEFQPLPPGAFESPIRNTIREPYYVGNPSLPHSPDISGPERQPSLSNRYEMYNSNMGSQDLYIERENCGSMHGSDNQDKISHPQFKQNSTVLNHTKPFCKQNSFSDLYEDSAGETTVYSNKRNQRMSGKHDVEGMRTDAIANRHTHYDGKIASELHDYDNVSPNIIHMSEKVKLKPSILIRKPCESVDTDTEERGLSMRMKKKEKVNGKLKGIKEYGNQVNLKMHPTKEMMVAKRVRPDLPKTGYVKKASFTGMPTWKHRSKGLICHGDPV; from the exons ATGGAAG AATCAAGTGGAGTGCACTCTGAAGAGAATAAATCATCTATGGATAAAGATAGGAAAAGAAGGCTCAAGACACCTGCCCAAGTTATGGCTTTGGAAAAATTCTATGATG ATCACAAATACCCAACGGAAGAAATGAAGTCCCAACTTTCAGAGCAGATAGGATTGACAGAAAAGCAAATATCTGGATGGTTTTGTCACAGAAGGTTAAAAGACAAAAAACTGTTCAGAGATGAAGCTTGTCCTAGTGGACGACAAGATCATTCAGGTGCTGTTATTCAGGATCGTGGCAGTGGACTTGTACAAGATTCATGTGGCAGCACAAAACATGGTGATTATAGGCACATTGATCCAAGGGAAGTTGAAAGCCGAAGGCTCTATCGCAATGATTTTCCAGCTGCAGACCTCACCTATGAGCATGCTACTCATTATACAGGAACTGTCAGTGGCACAGATAATACGTCTTCAGAAAGTAGCTCATCTTCACAAGACAGGTTGTTTTGCCAAACTGAGGATCCAGATGATAGGGAAAATTCTAGATACCTAACACATAATGGAGTCATTGCACCCATAAATGCTACTAGTGAAAAAGTGATTGGATATAAGCCATCAGGATACTTGAAAGTGAAGGGTGAAATTGAAAATGCTGCTGTTACTGCTGTTAAGAGACAATTGGGGCGTCATTATCGAGAGGATGGTCCGCTGCTTGGTGTGGAATTTCAACCACTTCCTCCCGGTGCATTTGAGTCTCCAATTAGGAATACCATCCGTG AACCTTACTATGTTGGGAATCCTTCCCTTCCCCATTCTCCAGATATCTCTGGACCGGAAAGGCAACCCAGTCTCAGCAAT AGATATGAGATGTACAATTCCAATATGGGTTCACAGGATTTATATATTGAAAGGGAAAATTGTGGCAGCATGCATGGCTCTGACAATCAGGACAAGATATCTCATCCCCAATTCAAACAGAATTCAACTGTTCTCAACCATACAAAACCTTTCTGTAAGCAGAACTCTTTCTCTGATCTGTATGAAGATTCTGCAGGAGAAACCACTGTTTACAGCAATAAGAGGAATCAAAGAATGAGCGGTAAGCATGATGTTGAAGGGATGAGGACTGATGCCATTGCTAATCGTCACACTCATTATGATGGGAAAATTGCAAGTGAGTTGCATGATTATGATAATGTCAGCCCCAACATCATCCATATGAGTGAAAAAGTCAAATTGAAGCCTTCGATATTGATTCGTAAGCCCTGCGAATCAGTGGATACAGATACAGAAGAGAGGGGGTTATCTATGAGGATGAAAAAG AAGGAGAAAGTCAATGGAAAACTCAAGGGTATTAAAGAATATGGAAACCAAGTTAACTTAAAGATGCATCCAACAAAGGAAATGATG GTTGCAAAACGAGTCAGACCTGATCTTCCGAAAACAGGCTATGTGAAAAAAGCATCATTCACCGGAATGCCGACATGGAAACATCGGAGCAAAGGGTTG ATCTGTCATGGAGATCCCGTCTAG
- the LOC108994633 gene encoding homeobox-DDT domain protein RLT1-like isoform X1 has translation MEESSGVHSEENKSSMDKDRKRRLKTPAQVMALEKFYDDHKYPTEEMKSQLSEQIGLTEKQISGWFCHRRLKDKKLFRDEACPSGRQDHSGAVIQDRGSGLVQDSCGSTKHGDYRHIDPREVESRRLYRNDFPAADLTYEHATHYTGTVSGTDNTSSESSSSSQDRLFCQTEDPDDRENSRYLTHNGVIAPINATSEKVIGYKPSGYLKVKGEIENAAVTAVKRQLGRHYREDGPLLGVEFQPLPPGAFESPIRNTIREPYYVGNPSLPHSPDISGPERQPSLSNRYEMYNSNMGSQDLYIERENCGSMHGSDNQDKISHPQFKQNSTVLNHTKPFCKQNSFSDLYEDSAGETTVYSNKRNQRMSGKHDVEGMRTDAIANRHTHYDGKIASELHDYDNVSPNIIHMSEKVKLKPSILIRKPCESVDTDTEERGLSMRMKKKEKVNGKLKGIKEYGNQVNLKMHPTKEMMVAKRVRPDLPKTGYVKKASFTGMPTWKHRSKGSVMEIPSSFSEDETAETSSSLE, from the exons ATGGAAG AATCAAGTGGAGTGCACTCTGAAGAGAATAAATCATCTATGGATAAAGATAGGAAAAGAAGGCTCAAGACACCTGCCCAAGTTATGGCTTTGGAAAAATTCTATGATG ATCACAAATACCCAACGGAAGAAATGAAGTCCCAACTTTCAGAGCAGATAGGATTGACAGAAAAGCAAATATCTGGATGGTTTTGTCACAGAAGGTTAAAAGACAAAAAACTGTTCAGAGATGAAGCTTGTCCTAGTGGACGACAAGATCATTCAGGTGCTGTTATTCAGGATCGTGGCAGTGGACTTGTACAAGATTCATGTGGCAGCACAAAACATGGTGATTATAGGCACATTGATCCAAGGGAAGTTGAAAGCCGAAGGCTCTATCGCAATGATTTTCCAGCTGCAGACCTCACCTATGAGCATGCTACTCATTATACAGGAACTGTCAGTGGCACAGATAATACGTCTTCAGAAAGTAGCTCATCTTCACAAGACAGGTTGTTTTGCCAAACTGAGGATCCAGATGATAGGGAAAATTCTAGATACCTAACACATAATGGAGTCATTGCACCCATAAATGCTACTAGTGAAAAAGTGATTGGATATAAGCCATCAGGATACTTGAAAGTGAAGGGTGAAATTGAAAATGCTGCTGTTACTGCTGTTAAGAGACAATTGGGGCGTCATTATCGAGAGGATGGTCCGCTGCTTGGTGTGGAATTTCAACCACTTCCTCCCGGTGCATTTGAGTCTCCAATTAGGAATACCATCCGTG AACCTTACTATGTTGGGAATCCTTCCCTTCCCCATTCTCCAGATATCTCTGGACCGGAAAGGCAACCCAGTCTCAGCAAT AGATATGAGATGTACAATTCCAATATGGGTTCACAGGATTTATATATTGAAAGGGAAAATTGTGGCAGCATGCATGGCTCTGACAATCAGGACAAGATATCTCATCCCCAATTCAAACAGAATTCAACTGTTCTCAACCATACAAAACCTTTCTGTAAGCAGAACTCTTTCTCTGATCTGTATGAAGATTCTGCAGGAGAAACCACTGTTTACAGCAATAAGAGGAATCAAAGAATGAGCGGTAAGCATGATGTTGAAGGGATGAGGACTGATGCCATTGCTAATCGTCACACTCATTATGATGGGAAAATTGCAAGTGAGTTGCATGATTATGATAATGTCAGCCCCAACATCATCCATATGAGTGAAAAAGTCAAATTGAAGCCTTCGATATTGATTCGTAAGCCCTGCGAATCAGTGGATACAGATACAGAAGAGAGGGGGTTATCTATGAGGATGAAAAAG AAGGAGAAAGTCAATGGAAAACTCAAGGGTATTAAAGAATATGGAAACCAAGTTAACTTAAAGATGCATCCAACAAAGGAAATGATG GTTGCAAAACGAGTCAGACCTGATCTTCCGAAAACAGGCTATGTGAAAAAAGCATCATTCACCGGAATGCCGACATGGAAACATCGGAGCAAAGG ATCTGTCATGGAGATCCCGTCTAGCTTTAGCGAGGATGAAACTGCAGAAACCAGCTCTTCCCTGGAATAG
- the LOC109016092 gene encoding E3 ubiquitin-protein ligase ATL41-like, with protein MIDELQIATLRAELLDRLSNWGKYSTYDGSYDPRTFTGKLDTLELQRIRLDTMTAELALWRARETKREFQTVLREVEFEVMRRLGRILAKTVDPAFAGTEEVVVEENGMVCGVCQEEMQEGDEGRMLGCMHEFHTDCIVRWLRSKATCPLCRYQMQLKEFELNI; from the coding sequence ATGATTGATGAGCTTCAGATAGCTACGTTGAGGGCTGAACTGCTCGACAGGCTGAGCAACTGGGGTAAATACTCGACTTACGATGGTTCGTACGACCCCCGGACGTTCACAGGGAAGTTGGATACGTTGGAGCTGCAACGCATAAGGTTGGACACCATGACGGCGGAGTTAGCCTTGTGGCGGGCGCGCGAAACGAAGCGCGAATTCCAGACGGTGCTGAGGGAGGTTGAGTTCGAGGTGATGCGAAGACTGGGGAGGATCTTGGCGAAGACGGTGGACCCGGCATTTGCAGGGacggaggaggtggtggtggaggaaAATGGGATGGTCTGTGGGGTTTGTCAAGAAGAAATGCAGGAAGGGGATGAAGGAAGAATGCTTGGGTGCATGCACGAGTTTCATACCGATTGTATAGTGAGGTGGCTTAGGAGTAAGGCAACATGTCCTTTGTGTAGATACCAGATGCAGCTCAAAGAGTTTGAGCTGAACATATGA